A region of Pyxidicoccus parkwaysis DNA encodes the following proteins:
- the atpA gene encoding F0F1 ATP synthase subunit alpha: MEIRADEISRIIREQIKDYGKKVTVAETGTVLSVGDGIARIYGLEGALAGELVEFTNGVQGLVLNLEEDNVGVAIMGDFQHIREGDTVKRTQQIASVPVGKGLLGRVVDPLGKPLDGKGPITATETRRLEVKAPGIVKRKSVHEPLQTGIKALDALVPVGRGQRELIIGDRQTGKTAVAVDTIINQKGLGVHCIYVAIGQKQSTVAQVVEKLNRFGAMEYTTVVAANASDSAPMQFFAPYAGVAIGEYFRDNKMHALIVYDDLSKQAVAYRQLSLLLRRPPGREAYPGDVFYVHSRLLERAAKLSDEEGAGSLTALPIIETQAGDVSAYIPTNVISITDGQIFLETDLFFSGVRPAINVGLSVSRVGSAAQIKAMKQVAGTMKLDLAQYRELAAFAQFGSDLDKATQETLARGARMVEVLKQGQYEPLPVEHQVIQLYAATNRDDPKKRGWIRDIPVSDVVRYMKELLEFTTAKHPNIAKDIIGKREITNDTKGALNKAIAEFNEVFQPTPGAKV, translated from the coding sequence ATGGAAATCCGCGCCGACGAGATCAGCAGAATCATCCGGGAGCAGATCAAGGATTACGGCAAGAAGGTCACCGTCGCGGAGACTGGGACCGTGCTCTCCGTGGGTGACGGTATCGCCCGCATCTACGGCCTCGAGGGCGCCCTCGCCGGCGAGCTGGTGGAGTTCACCAACGGCGTGCAGGGCCTCGTGCTCAACCTCGAGGAGGACAACGTCGGCGTCGCCATCATGGGTGACTTCCAGCACATCCGCGAGGGCGACACCGTCAAGCGCACCCAGCAGATTGCCTCCGTGCCGGTGGGCAAGGGACTGCTCGGCCGCGTGGTGGACCCGCTCGGCAAGCCGCTGGACGGCAAGGGCCCCATCACCGCCACCGAGACGCGCCGCCTCGAGGTGAAGGCGCCCGGCATCGTGAAGCGCAAGAGCGTGCACGAGCCCCTGCAGACGGGCATCAAGGCGCTGGACGCGCTGGTGCCGGTGGGCCGCGGTCAGCGCGAGCTCATCATCGGTGACCGTCAGACGGGCAAGACGGCCGTCGCGGTGGACACCATCATCAACCAGAAGGGCCTGGGCGTTCACTGCATCTACGTCGCCATCGGCCAGAAGCAGTCCACGGTGGCGCAGGTGGTGGAGAAGCTGAACCGCTTCGGCGCCATGGAGTACACCACGGTGGTGGCGGCCAACGCCTCCGACTCGGCGCCGATGCAGTTCTTCGCGCCGTACGCCGGCGTGGCCATCGGCGAGTACTTCCGCGACAACAAGATGCACGCCCTCATCGTGTACGACGACCTGTCCAAGCAGGCCGTGGCGTACCGCCAGCTGTCGCTGCTGCTGCGCCGCCCGCCGGGCCGCGAGGCGTACCCGGGCGACGTGTTCTACGTCCACAGCCGCCTGCTGGAGCGCGCCGCCAAGCTGTCCGACGAGGAGGGTGCCGGTTCGCTCACCGCGCTCCCCATCATCGAGACGCAGGCCGGTGACGTGTCCGCGTACATCCCGACCAACGTCATCTCGATTACGGACGGGCAGATCTTCCTCGAGACGGACCTCTTCTTCTCCGGCGTCCGCCCGGCCATCAACGTCGGTCTCTCGGTGTCCCGCGTGGGCTCCGCCGCGCAGATCAAGGCCATGAAGCAGGTGGCCGGCACCATGAAGCTGGACCTCGCGCAGTACCGCGAGCTGGCCGCCTTCGCGCAGTTCGGCTCCGACCTCGACAAGGCCACGCAGGAGACGCTGGCCCGCGGCGCCCGCATGGTGGAGGTGCTGAAGCAGGGCCAGTACGAGCCGCTGCCCGTCGAGCACCAGGTCATCCAGCTGTACGCCGCCACCAACCGCGACGACCCCAAGAAGCGCGGCTGGATTCGCGACATCCCGGTGTCCGACGTGGTGCGCTACATGAAGGAGCTGCTGGAGTTCACCACCGCGAAGCACCCGAACATCGCGAAGGACATCATCGGCAAGCGCGAAATCACCAACGACACCAAGGGCGCGCTGAACAAGGCCATCGCCGAGTTCAACGAGGTGTTCCAGCCCACGCCGGGCGCCAAGGTCTGA
- the atpH gene encoding ATP synthase F1 subunit delta: MVNVSIARRYARALLDVASEAGRVDAVAEQLSAFAQAFAKSPELTDVLLNPAYTRTQRSQVVEGVMKALPGGADPLLASTLRLLVDRNRQGYLPDIARLFGDMADARAGRVRGQVTTAAPLSADALAGIQKSLQQLTQRNVILETRVDPSLLGGVSAQVGSILYDGSLRTQLEEMRRELKQH, encoded by the coding sequence ATGGTGAACGTGTCCATCGCCCGCCGCTACGCCCGTGCGCTCCTCGATGTCGCCTCGGAGGCCGGCCGCGTCGACGCCGTCGCCGAGCAGCTCAGTGCCTTCGCCCAGGCCTTCGCGAAGAGCCCCGAGCTGACGGACGTGCTCCTCAACCCCGCCTACACCCGCACCCAGCGCAGCCAGGTCGTGGAGGGCGTGATGAAGGCGCTCCCCGGCGGCGCGGACCCGCTCTTGGCCAGCACGCTGCGCCTGCTTGTGGACCGCAACCGCCAGGGCTACCTGCCGGACATCGCCCGCCTCTTCGGCGACATGGCGGATGCCCGTGCCGGCCGCGTCCGGGGCCAGGTCACCACCGCCGCCCCGCTCAGCGCGGACGCCCTCGCCGGCATCCAGAAGTCGCTCCAGCAGCTCACCCAGCGCAACGTCATCCTGGAGACGCGCGTGGACCCCTCCCTGCTGGGTGGCGTCTCCGCGCAGGTGGGCAGCATCCTCTATGACGGCAGCCTCCGCACCCAGCTGGAGGAGATGCGCCGCGAGCTGAAGCAGCACTAG
- a CDS encoding nucleotidyltransferase family protein, with translation MKAVAIILAAGEARRMAHPKALIEHEGGKSFLQSLASTFGKAGCSVMGVVGKDSEAVREQHPGLELVEAEKWQEGPLASVKTGLEAALESGADVVLLHPVDMPALRASTLKSLLKLLGEADEVLRPEFEGAPGWPLVLTRVAAERLRAADGQQLEPALATLKTRRVPVKDPGVVVNINTPETYERLFGMAPRLAPPPKRRGKRGGPATATVGELGGSAPMAAASDE, from the coding sequence ATGAAGGCAGTGGCGATCATCCTCGCTGCGGGTGAGGCCCGGCGGATGGCCCATCCCAAGGCGCTCATCGAACACGAGGGAGGAAAGAGTTTCCTCCAATCACTGGCATCCACATTCGGCAAGGCCGGCTGCTCCGTCATGGGAGTCGTCGGCAAGGACTCGGAAGCCGTGCGCGAGCAGCACCCGGGTCTGGAGTTGGTGGAAGCGGAGAAGTGGCAGGAGGGCCCGCTTGCTTCGGTGAAGACGGGGCTCGAGGCAGCCCTGGAGTCCGGGGCGGACGTGGTGTTGCTGCATCCGGTGGACATGCCCGCGCTGCGAGCGTCCACGCTCAAGTCGTTGCTCAAGCTCCTGGGCGAGGCGGATGAAGTGCTCCGCCCGGAGTTCGAGGGTGCGCCCGGCTGGCCGCTGGTGCTTACCCGCGTCGCGGCGGAGCGGTTGCGCGCCGCCGACGGTCAGCAACTGGAGCCCGCGTTGGCGACGCTGAAGACGCGGCGCGTGCCGGTGAAGGACCCGGGCGTGGTGGTGAATATCAACACGCCGGAGACGTACGAGCGGCTCTTCGGAATGGCGCCCAGACTGGCGCCTCCACCGAAGCGGCGCGGCAAGCGCGGTGGCCCGGCGACGGCCACGGTGGGCGAACTGGGCGGCTCGGCGCCCATGGCCGCGGCGTCCGACGAGTAA
- a CDS encoding sensor histidine kinase, whose translation MPQSLLHWLPDGASMPAAPEESRPFLGALLNAAGCGVALLDRELRPLWVNAALATLSGQEPRAHVGRPLAELWPQVAPALSPLLARALSGEDVAEAAVSGALAPSSGERHLRVGMSPALHGGVLQGVVLWVRDETERVREEQRVREREAHMRSLADVACDGHFVHDGGTILDANRAAAHLLGLSSPSQMVGRNLAEWVAPEFRQTVLTAMSRGVETPYEVVCVRHDGQRLPLEVLARDVTWEGRRARLAAIWDISSRKAAEERASRTEHFRDQLLGVIGTDLRTPLQSIQLSTGALQRLGGLEESQRRLVGHMAQAARRMERMIHELLDFTRERLAGGLVVRPEPGVMDLVLERVVEERRLAHPGRTIELESEGDLRGRWDTPRLAQLADNLLGSVLQHGPEDAPVLVRLAGAVGGVTLSVQNDGLVVPAEEHAALFEPFRRGRATSPDGLGLGLYIARQIALAHGGRLTVESRAGGGVRFIVWLPREASGS comes from the coding sequence ATGCCGCAGTCCCTGCTCCACTGGCTCCCTGATGGCGCGTCCATGCCGGCCGCGCCCGAGGAGTCGAGGCCCTTCCTTGGCGCGCTGCTCAACGCCGCGGGTTGTGGCGTGGCCCTCTTGGACAGGGAGCTGCGGCCTCTCTGGGTGAATGCGGCGCTGGCGACGCTGTCCGGCCAGGAGCCGCGCGCGCACGTGGGCCGTCCGCTGGCGGAGCTGTGGCCGCAGGTGGCCCCCGCGCTGTCCCCACTGCTGGCGCGCGCGCTGTCCGGCGAGGACGTGGCGGAGGCGGCCGTGTCCGGAGCGCTGGCGCCGTCCTCGGGAGAGAGGCACCTGCGCGTGGGCATGTCGCCCGCGCTGCACGGCGGGGTGCTGCAGGGCGTGGTGCTGTGGGTGCGCGACGAGACGGAGCGCGTGCGCGAGGAGCAGCGGGTGCGCGAGCGCGAGGCGCACATGCGCAGCCTCGCGGACGTGGCGTGTGACGGGCACTTCGTCCACGACGGCGGCACCATCCTCGATGCCAACCGCGCGGCGGCGCACCTCCTGGGGCTGTCCTCGCCCTCGCAGATGGTGGGCCGCAACCTGGCCGAGTGGGTGGCGCCGGAGTTCCGCCAGACGGTGCTCACCGCGATGAGCCGTGGCGTGGAAACCCCTTATGAGGTGGTGTGCGTGCGCCATGACGGCCAGCGCCTTCCCCTCGAGGTGCTGGCGCGCGACGTGACGTGGGAGGGCCGGCGGGCGCGGCTGGCGGCCATCTGGGACATCAGCAGCCGCAAGGCCGCGGAGGAGCGCGCGTCCCGCACGGAGCACTTCCGGGACCAGCTGCTGGGCGTCATCGGCACGGATTTGCGCACGCCGCTCCAGTCCATCCAGCTCAGCACCGGCGCGCTGCAGCGGCTGGGCGGGCTGGAGGAGTCGCAGCGCCGGCTGGTGGGCCACATGGCCCAGGCCGCGCGGCGCATGGAGCGGATGATCCACGAGCTGCTCGACTTCACCCGCGAGCGCCTGGCCGGCGGTCTGGTGGTGCGGCCGGAGCCCGGCGTCATGGACCTGGTGCTGGAGCGGGTGGTGGAGGAGCGCAGGCTGGCGCACCCCGGGCGCACGATTGAGCTCGAGTCCGAGGGCGACTTGCGCGGGCGGTGGGACACGCCCCGGCTGGCGCAACTGGCGGACAACCTGCTGGGGAGTGTGCTCCAGCACGGCCCCGAGGACGCGCCGGTGCTGGTGCGGCTGGCCGGCGCGGTGGGCGGCGTCACCCTCTCCGTCCAGAACGACGGGCTGGTGGTGCCCGCCGAGGAGCACGCCGCCCTCTTCGAGCCCTTCCGCCGGGGCCGCGCCACCAGTCCGGACGGACTGGGCCTGGGGCTCTACATCGCCCGGCAGATCGCCCTCGCCCACGGCGGCCGGCTCACCGTGGAGTCCCGCGCGGGCGGCGGGGTGCGCTTCATCGTCTGGCTCCCCCGCGAGGCCAGCGGCAGCTGA
- a CDS encoding PAS domain-containing protein: protein MFESPLIATEDVSFAERERLRAVLRLLPVGVFIADAHGRLLETNAAAEAIWGRPPLVDDISGYREYAAWLPDTGRRLEAHEWGMARALLHGETVLNQEVDIVAFDGARRTILNSATPLYGADGMLLGAVAVNVDITERKVAERAEAFLSSASRLLAESLEWEPTLKAVARLATHAWADYCLLDVLGEDGTLHRLALFARDAGRQPLLDRAMPYPARMGSDTVMARAIAEGRSMLVQDITPEWLASHARNAEHLRMMQELGPRSMLALPLVRGERRFGLITLISTSQARRYTPRDLAYAEEFARRAALAVDSARLYREAREALRARDASLALLESFFAASPVGMAFMDRELRYAHINPVLAALNGVPPEEHMGRTPSEVLGPMAAPFEVALRRVLSTGEPLADQPTVDPRPGEPRHYTATYFPVRVHGETLGVGATVREVTEQKREEERLRFLANATVRLSASLDWRTTLSNVTELLVDQLADYCTVDIVAQDGVGLERVEARAREAPTQQMLREALRYAPPPGVRTAVRRVLETGQPELASELDAAALDALAVSPEHRRLMESLSPRSMMFVPLMARGRTLGVVSVVSQSASRRYGARDLVFLEDLAARAALAVDNAWLYRELGSAVTARDEFVAIATHELRTPMSALHLQLTSLQRATERGAPVSPERLKQGLASAKRQAERLNHLVAHLFDVTRISTGHLVLEREELDVSALVHRLVTRMEDALAAAGCAPVLHTDTPVRCHVDKLRLEQVVMNLLSNAMKYAPGQPVEVSVESSDRLAVITVRDWGPGIPREAQARIFERFERATGEHARASLGLGLYISRQIARAHGGELTVEDPPEGPGARFVLQLPRE, encoded by the coding sequence ATGTTCGAGTCGCCGCTCATCGCCACCGAGGACGTGTCCTTCGCCGAGAGGGAGAGGCTGCGGGCGGTGCTGCGGCTGCTGCCGGTGGGCGTCTTCATCGCGGACGCGCACGGACGCCTGCTGGAGACGAACGCGGCCGCGGAGGCCATCTGGGGCCGGCCGCCCCTGGTGGATGACATCTCCGGCTACCGTGAGTACGCCGCCTGGCTGCCGGACACCGGCCGGCGGCTGGAGGCCCACGAGTGGGGCATGGCGCGCGCCCTGCTCCACGGCGAGACGGTGCTCAACCAGGAGGTGGACATCGTCGCCTTCGACGGAGCGCGGCGCACCATCCTCAACTCGGCCACGCCGCTGTATGGCGCGGACGGCATGCTGCTGGGCGCGGTGGCCGTCAACGTGGACATCACCGAGCGCAAGGTGGCCGAGCGTGCGGAGGCCTTCCTCTCCAGCGCCAGCCGCCTGCTGGCGGAGTCGCTGGAGTGGGAGCCGACGCTGAAGGCGGTGGCCCGCCTGGCCACGCACGCGTGGGCGGACTACTGCCTGTTGGACGTGCTGGGCGAGGACGGCACCCTGCACCGGCTCGCCCTCTTCGCGCGGGACGCCGGGCGCCAGCCCCTGCTGGACCGCGCGATGCCCTACCCGGCGCGGATGGGCTCGGACACGGTGATGGCGCGGGCCATCGCCGAGGGGCGCTCCATGCTGGTGCAGGACATCACCCCGGAGTGGCTGGCGAGCCACGCACGCAACGCGGAGCACCTGAGGATGATGCAGGAGTTGGGGCCGCGCTCCATGCTCGCGCTGCCGCTGGTGCGGGGCGAGCGGCGCTTCGGCCTCATCACCCTCATCTCCACCTCGCAGGCGCGCCGCTACACGCCGAGGGATTTGGCGTACGCGGAGGAGTTCGCCCGCCGCGCGGCGCTCGCGGTGGACAGCGCGCGGCTGTACCGCGAGGCGAGGGAGGCGCTGCGGGCGCGGGACGCGTCGCTCGCGCTGCTGGAGTCCTTCTTCGCCGCTTCGCCGGTGGGCATGGCCTTCATGGACCGGGAGCTGCGCTACGCGCACATCAATCCCGTGCTCGCGGCGCTCAACGGCGTGCCCCCGGAGGAGCACATGGGTCGCACACCGAGCGAGGTGCTGGGACCGATGGCGGCTCCATTCGAAGTGGCACTGCGGCGGGTGCTGAGCACGGGCGAGCCGCTGGCGGACCAGCCGACGGTGGACCCGCGACCGGGCGAGCCGCGCCACTACACGGCCACCTATTTCCCGGTGCGCGTGCACGGCGAGACCCTGGGCGTGGGCGCCACGGTGCGGGAGGTGACGGAGCAGAAGCGCGAGGAGGAGCGGCTGCGCTTCCTCGCGAACGCCACCGTGCGGCTGTCCGCGTCTCTCGACTGGCGCACCACGCTGAGCAACGTGACGGAGCTGCTGGTGGACCAGCTGGCGGACTACTGCACGGTGGACATCGTCGCCCAGGATGGCGTGGGGCTGGAGCGCGTGGAGGCACGGGCCCGCGAGGCCCCCACCCAGCAGATGCTGCGCGAGGCGCTGCGCTATGCACCTCCACCCGGCGTGCGCACGGCCGTCCGCCGCGTCCTGGAGACGGGACAGCCGGAGCTGGCCTCGGAGCTGGACGCGGCGGCGCTGGACGCGCTCGCCGTGTCGCCCGAGCACCGGCGGTTGATGGAGTCGCTGTCCCCGCGCTCGATGATGTTCGTCCCGCTGATGGCGCGCGGGCGCACGCTCGGCGTGGTGAGCGTGGTGTCCCAGAGCGCGTCCCGGCGCTATGGCGCCAGGGACCTGGTCTTCCTGGAGGACCTGGCGGCACGCGCGGCGCTGGCGGTGGACAACGCGTGGCTGTACCGCGAGCTGGGGAGCGCGGTGACGGCGCGCGACGAGTTCGTGGCCATCGCCACGCACGAGCTGCGCACGCCGATGTCCGCATTGCATTTGCAACTGACCTCCCTTCAGCGCGCGACGGAGCGCGGCGCGCCGGTTTCGCCCGAGCGGCTGAAGCAGGGGCTGGCCAGCGCGAAGCGGCAGGCGGAGCGGCTGAACCACCTGGTGGCGCACCTGTTCGACGTGACACGCATCAGCACCGGGCACCTGGTGCTGGAGCGCGAGGAGCTGGACGTGTCCGCGCTGGTGCACCGGCTGGTGACGCGCATGGAGGACGCGCTGGCCGCGGCGGGCTGCGCGCCCGTCCTGCACACGGACACGCCGGTGCGGTGCCACGTGGACAAGCTCCGGCTGGAGCAGGTGGTCATGAACCTCCTGTCCAACGCGATGAAGTACGCGCCCGGCCAGCCGGTGGAGGTGTCCGTGGAGTCCTCCGACAGGCTGGCCGTCATCACCGTGCGCGACTGGGGCCCCGGCATCCCCCGCGAGGCGCAGGCGCGCATCTTCGAGCGCTTCGAGCGCGCCACCGGCGAGCACGCGCGCGCGAGCCTGGGACTGGGGCTCTACATCTCCCGCCAGATTGCCCGCGCCCACGGCGGAGAGCTGACGGTGGAGGACCCGCCCGAGGGCCCCGGGGCCCGCTTCGTCCTCCAGCTGCCGCGCGAGTGA
- a CDS encoding response regulator codes for MAVVTHALARPMVLLVEDDPDVRGAMAEALHDEGYEVAMAINGHEGLRVLAALDAPCLVLLDLEIPRGDGHAFVERLNTDARFAGTQVLGMTGELGPPPPGVVAMLRKPVKLGALLEAVERHCPRRDPATSSSG; via the coding sequence GTGGCAGTCGTGACCCACGCGCTGGCGCGGCCCATGGTCCTCCTCGTGGAAGACGACCCGGACGTCCGGGGGGCCATGGCGGAAGCCCTCCACGACGAAGGCTACGAGGTGGCCATGGCCATCAACGGCCATGAGGGGCTGCGCGTGCTGGCGGCCCTGGACGCGCCGTGCCTCGTGCTGCTGGACTTGGAGATTCCCCGGGGGGACGGCCACGCCTTCGTCGAGCGGCTGAACACGGACGCGCGCTTCGCCGGCACGCAGGTGCTGGGGATGACGGGGGAGCTGGGGCCTCCGCCCCCGGGCGTGGTGGCGATGCTGCGCAAGCCCGTCAAGCTGGGGGCGCTCCTGGAGGCGGTGGAGCGGCACTGCCCCCGGCGGGACCCCGCGACTTCGTCGAGCGGCTAG
- a CDS encoding HAD family hydrolase, with protein sequence MAISCVVLDFDGTFTDVATESAPFLRHFREGLARLLGEELEVAWEEEVSALKAGEDSLGWELGGKVVAPATADPYLTATCAAHRLLQRFGRGADEAVRSDAVQTLYREAYAFSATAFKPEAKEVLEALLATGLPVTVVTNAHTDLVEKKLDQLAPKGRERLKVSGDARKFLLDPPDAPDARFATVPETQVLDGALRRPIYLRRGRYFQALKRVWDSTGTRPEETLVAGDIYELDLALPAALGAHVQLVARDNVLPYELKAVQALGVRGGVDRSLRALLPRLR encoded by the coding sequence ATGGCGATTTCGTGCGTGGTGCTGGACTTCGATGGAACCTTCACGGACGTGGCGACGGAGAGCGCTCCGTTCCTGCGTCACTTCCGCGAGGGGCTGGCGCGCCTGCTGGGAGAGGAGCTGGAAGTCGCCTGGGAGGAGGAAGTCTCGGCGCTGAAGGCGGGGGAGGACTCGCTGGGCTGGGAGCTGGGCGGCAAGGTGGTGGCGCCTGCCACGGCGGACCCGTACCTCACGGCCACGTGCGCGGCGCACCGGCTGCTGCAGCGCTTTGGCCGGGGCGCGGACGAGGCGGTGCGCTCGGACGCGGTGCAGACGCTCTACCGCGAGGCGTACGCGTTCTCCGCCACGGCCTTCAAGCCGGAGGCGAAGGAGGTGTTGGAGGCGCTGCTGGCCACGGGCCTGCCGGTGACGGTGGTGACGAACGCGCACACGGACCTGGTGGAGAAGAAGCTGGACCAGCTCGCGCCGAAGGGGCGTGAGCGGCTGAAGGTCTCCGGCGACGCGCGCAAGTTCCTGCTGGACCCGCCGGACGCGCCCGACGCGCGCTTCGCCACGGTGCCGGAGACGCAGGTGCTGGACGGGGCGCTGCGCCGGCCCATCTACCTGCGCCGGGGCCGCTACTTCCAGGCGCTCAAGCGCGTCTGGGACTCCACGGGCACGCGGCCCGAGGAGACGCTGGTGGCCGGCGACATCTACGAGCTGGACCTCGCGCTGCCGGCCGCGCTGGGCGCGCACGTGCAGCTGGTGGCCCGCGACAACGTGCTGCCCTACGAGCTGAAGGCGGTGCAGGCGCTCGGAGTGCGCGGCGGCGTGGACCGCAGCCTGCGCGCCCTGCTGCCCCGCCTGCGTTGA